One genomic region from Mesorhizobium terrae encodes:
- a CDS encoding homoserine dehydrogenase — MAESLRVGIAGLGTVGASVVRVLTEKAAELTRQCGRTITVTAVSARDRNKDRGVDLSTVSWFENPVDLARSNEIDVFIELIGGDEGAARESVKAALEAGRHVVTANKALLAKHGVALAEIAEKKGVLLNYEAAVAGGIPVIKTMREAMAGNSVTRVFGILNGTCNYILTRMEAEGLTFEECLKDAQRLGYAEADPTFDIEGNDTAHKLAILTSLAFGNKIAADDIYLEGISNISQADIRAAAELGYRIKLLGVAQRTESGIEQRVHPTMVPTASVIAQVHGVTNAVAIETDILGELLLSGPGAGGNATASAVVGDLADIAKSRPGFQHGPVFGRPAKELKTYKKAQMRSHAGGYFIRLTVHDRVGVFAAVAKRMADNDISLESIVQHAVGPEAAEKKTVILVTHETTEAAVRKAVEGITKDGHLTDKPQVIRIERAG; from the coding sequence ATGGCTGAATCCTTGCGTGTTGGAATTGCCGGCCTCGGCACCGTCGGGGCCTCGGTCGTGCGCGTGCTCACCGAAAAGGCGGCCGAGCTCACCCGCCAGTGCGGCCGCACCATCACCGTCACAGCCGTCTCGGCGCGCGACCGCAACAAGGACCGCGGCGTCGACCTTTCCACCGTCTCGTGGTTCGAAAATCCGGTCGATCTCGCCCGTTCCAACGAGATCGACGTCTTCATCGAATTGATCGGCGGCGACGAGGGAGCCGCGCGCGAAAGCGTCAAGGCCGCGCTCGAGGCCGGCCGCCATGTGGTCACCGCCAACAAGGCGCTGCTCGCCAAGCATGGCGTGGCGCTGGCCGAGATCGCCGAGAAGAAGGGCGTGCTGCTCAACTACGAGGCGGCGGTGGCCGGCGGCATTCCGGTCATCAAGACCATGCGCGAGGCGATGGCCGGCAATTCGGTCACCAGGGTCTTCGGCATCCTCAACGGCACCTGCAACTACATCCTCACCCGCATGGAAGCCGAGGGCCTGACCTTCGAGGAATGCCTGAAGGACGCCCAGCGTCTGGGTTATGCCGAAGCCGACCCGACCTTCGACATCGAGGGCAACGATACCGCCCACAAGCTGGCGATCCTGACCAGCCTTGCCTTCGGCAACAAGATCGCGGCCGACGACATCTATCTGGAGGGCATCTCCAACATCAGCCAGGCCGACATCCGCGCCGCCGCCGAGCTCGGCTACCGCATCAAGCTCTTGGGCGTGGCTCAGCGCACCGAAAGCGGCATCGAGCAGCGCGTGCACCCGACCATGGTGCCGACCGCTTCGGTGATCGCGCAGGTGCATGGCGTCACCAATGCGGTGGCCATCGAGACCGACATTCTGGGCGAATTGCTGCTTTCCGGCCCCGGCGCCGGCGGCAATGCCACGGCGTCCGCGGTGGTCGGCGACCTTGCCGACATCGCCAAGAGCCGCCCCGGCTTCCAGCACGGACCGGTGTTCGGCCGCCCGGCCAAGGAGCTCAAGACCTACAAGAAGGCGCAGATGCGCAGCCACGCCGGCGGCTATTTCATCCGGCTGACCGTGCACGACCGCGTCGGCGTCTTCGCGGCGGTGGCCAAGCGCATGGCCGACAACGACATTTCGCTGGAATCGATCGTGCAGCACGCGGTCGGGCCGGAGGCGGCCGAGAAGAAGACCGTCATCCTCGTCACCCACGAAACCACGGAAGCGGCGGTGCGCAAGGCGGTCGAGGGCATCACCAAGGATGGTCATCTCACCGACAAGCCGCAGGTCATCCGTATCGAACGGGCGGGTTAA
- a CDS encoding methyltransferase family protein, giving the protein MTDTAARLPFPLPPVIFLVALIVGIGLDIVYPLPWFGDVLGDILFGFGWLAALGAVALWFTAIRMMFRAKTPLNPVAMPTQLLTGGPFGISRNPIYLSLATLVIGIALITGNPWLIPLAFIAGFVTQKAVIEREEKTLAGKFGKKYHDYAKRVRRWI; this is encoded by the coding sequence ATGACCGACACCGCCGCACGCCTGCCGTTTCCGCTGCCGCCAGTGATCTTCCTGGTCGCGCTGATTGTCGGCATCGGGCTGGACATCGTCTACCCGCTGCCCTGGTTCGGCGACGTTCTGGGCGACATCCTGTTCGGCTTCGGCTGGCTGGCGGCGCTCGGCGCGGTGGCGTTGTGGTTCACCGCCATCCGCATGATGTTTCGGGCCAAGACGCCGCTGAACCCGGTCGCCATGCCCACCCAGCTGTTGACCGGCGGTCCGTTCGGCATCAGCCGCAACCCGATCTATCTGTCGCTGGCCACACTCGTCATCGGCATCGCCCTGATCACCGGCAATCCCTGGCTGATACCGCTCGCCTTCATCGCCGGCTTCGTCACCCAGAAAGCGGTGATCGAGCGCGAGGAAAAGACGCTCGCCGGCAAATTCGGCAAGAAGTATCACGACTACGCCAAGCGCGTGCGCCGCTGGATATGA
- a CDS encoding DUF1624 domain-containing protein: protein MSLETSTSPSRRIPLIDVLRGVALLAMASYHFTWDLEFFGYTSLGLTAHGPWKIYARCIASTFLFLVGVSLLLAHGERIRWPGFWKRLAMVVAAAAAITLVTYFATPGSFIFFGILHQIALASLLGLLFLRLPAPVTLAVAALAVAAPFYLRSPLFDHPALLWVGLSTADPRSNDYVPLFPWFGAVLAGIGAAKLAKAAGLFERLARVSTGQALNPLSFIGRHSLAFYLLHQPVLIASVWLFAQIWPAPAQDPKIGFPKACQASCLESRDAAFCVRYCGCMLTAVEKDGLLAGIMKGDPSASTRARIGDLASTCTAQTDDAMSTGEPQ from the coding sequence ATGAGCCTCGAAACCTCGACCTCCCCCTCCCGTCGCATTCCGCTGATCGACGTCCTGCGCGGCGTGGCGCTGTTGGCGATGGCCAGCTACCACTTCACCTGGGATCTCGAATTCTTCGGCTATACCAGCCTTGGGCTGACCGCGCACGGCCCGTGGAAGATCTATGCGCGCTGCATCGCCTCGACCTTCCTGTTCCTGGTCGGCGTATCGCTGCTTCTGGCGCATGGCGAGCGCATCCGCTGGCCGGGTTTCTGGAAGCGGCTGGCCATGGTGGTGGCGGCGGCGGCCGCGATCACGCTGGTGACCTATTTCGCCACGCCGGGAAGCTTCATCTTCTTTGGCATCCTGCACCAGATAGCGCTCGCCAGCCTGCTCGGCCTTCTCTTCCTGCGCCTGCCGGCGCCGGTGACGCTGGCGGTGGCGGCGCTGGCGGTTGCCGCCCCCTTCTATCTGCGCTCGCCCTTGTTCGACCATCCGGCGCTGTTGTGGGTCGGCCTGTCCACGGCCGATCCGCGCTCGAACGACTATGTGCCGCTGTTTCCCTGGTTCGGCGCCGTGCTGGCGGGTATCGGCGCGGCGAAGCTTGCCAAGGCCGCCGGCCTGTTCGAGCGGCTGGCGCGCGTCTCCACCGGCCAGGCGCTCAACCCGCTCTCCTTCATCGGCCGGCATAGCCTCGCCTTCTACCTCCTCCACCAGCCGGTTCTGATCGCCTCAGTGTGGCTGTTCGCGCAAATCTGGCCGGCACCGGCGCAGGACCCGAAGATCGGCTTCCCCAAAGCCTGCCAGGCCTCGTGTCTCGAGAGCCGCGACGCCGCCTTCTGCGTGCGCTATTGTGGTTGCATGCTGACTGCGGTCGAGAAGGACGGATTGCTGGCCGGCATCATGAAGGGCGACCCATCGGCCTCGACCAGAGCCCGCATCGGCGACCTGGCCAGCACCTGCACCGCCCAGACCGATGACGCGATGAGTACGGGAGAGCCGCAATGA